One genomic segment of Penaeus monodon isolate SGIC_2016 unplaced genomic scaffold, NSTDA_Pmon_1 PmonScaffold_107, whole genome shotgun sequence includes these proteins:
- the LOC119568754 gene encoding leucine-rich repeat-containing protein 24-like, with protein sequence MVVCQKANFIDVPRGLESSTQVLDLRHNNLRILPRDSFAYSGLLNLQKLWLNFCNIMWVEKRAFRKLTHVKELDLSNNFLRDVPSGAFADIACLLELRLTHNYLTVLSATAFLFSLNLVELDISYNKISKIEERALRVLGNLEILNVAGNRITFLNFTELRPLQVLRVIGIDDNPWYCDCRLQQLSHWMRERKLTASTPPSCSHPSWLYGRDWQALDDKHFLCGPHTMAVAPRILATDRDNVTLMCRVESEVKVIITWLVDETPIHNTNKIHRYKVKQSGDPDRQLYVSNFTILGVVREDQGIYRCLAENRAGTIVTDIMLQVSHEVAEVRSENVEQLFTRRGLLGAVSIVLFLVFFTCSVMYYRAKDLSLQISEDDILGTTKLTKNLHEKLG encoded by the coding sequence ATGGTTGTATGCCAAAAAGCCAATTTTATAGACGTCCCTCGAGGGCTGGAGTCATCAACTCAAGTGCTTGATCTTCGACACAACAACTTGAGAATTCTTCCGCGAGATTCCTTTGCTTATAGCGGCCTGTTGAACCTGCAGAAATTGTGGCTAAATTTCTGCAATATAATGTGGGTTGAAAAAAGAGCTTTTCGGAAGCTAACCCACGTGAAAGAACTAGACTTAAGCAACAATTTCTTACGGGATGTGCCATCTGGCGCCTTTGCCGACATCGCTTGTCTCCTTGAGCTACGACTTACACACAATTATCTAACTGTCCTTTCCGCCACTGCCTTTCTATTTTCGCTTAACCTGGTTGAACTCGACATAAGTTATAATAAGATAAGCAAAATTGAGGAAAGGGCTTTAAGAGTTCTCGGAAACTTAGAGATCTTGAATGTGGCAGGTAAtagaattacttttttaaattttactgaaCTAAGACCACTTCAGGTTTTGCGTGTAATTGGGATTGATGACAACCCTTGGTATTGTGACTGCCGCCTTCAGCAACTCAGCCACTGGATGCGTGAGCGGAAACTGACAGCGTCGACGCCTCCTTCGTGTTCACACCCAAGTTGGCTCTACGGGCGAGACTGGCAGGCGCTTGATGACAAGCACTTCCTCTGCGGCCCGCATACAATGGCTGTCGCCCCAAGAATCTTAGCAACAGACAGAGATAATGTTACACTTATGTGCAGAGTCGAATCGGAAGTAAAAGTAATTATCACGTGGCTAGTTGACGAAACCCCGAtacataacacaaataagatacaCCGTTATAAAGTGAAACAATCAGGAGATCCCGATCGTCAGCTCTATGTGTCAAATTTTACAATACTCGGTGTCGTGAGAGAGGATCAGGGAATATATCGTTGCCTGGCAGAAAACAGAGCAGGAACCATTGTAACTGATATAATGTTACAAGTGTCACATGAAGTTGCTGAGGTGCGCAGTGAAAATGTTGAACAACTCTTCACGAGACGAGGTTTGCTTGGAGCAGTATCAATAGTTCTGTTTTTGGTATTCTTCACATGCAGTGTGATGTATTATAGAGCAAAGGATCTTAGCTTACAAATATCCGAAGACGACATTCTAGGTACAACAAAGTTAACCAAGAATTTACACGAGAAATTAGGGTAG